A window of the Teredinibacter franksiae genome harbors these coding sequences:
- the ubiG gene encoding bifunctional 2-polyprenyl-6-hydroxyphenol methylase/3-demethylubiquinol 3-O-methyltransferase UbiG: MAKHYSDFPWTNRMTVNTAHQNVDPSEIAKFERMASRWWDMNGEFKPLHDINPLRANYIDERAKVAEKKVVDIGCGGGILCEALYQRGAEVTGIDMGQAPLEVAKLHALESGASVNYIQSTAEAVAETQAGAFDIITCLEMLEHVPDPASTIKACAALAKSGGDIFFSTINRNPKAYGFAILGAEYLLKLLPKGTHEYSKFIRPSELCDWVRDAGLVVNDMCGITYNPITKKYRLNPDDVDVNYLVHARKP, translated from the coding sequence ATGGCAAAACACTATTCAGACTTCCCGTGGACAAACCGCATGACCGTAAATACCGCGCACCAAAACGTAGACCCATCCGAAATTGCCAAATTCGAAAGAATGGCAAGCCGCTGGTGGGACATGAATGGCGAGTTCAAACCGCTGCATGACATTAACCCTCTGCGAGCCAACTACATTGATGAACGCGCAAAGGTTGCAGAAAAAAAAGTCGTGGATATTGGCTGTGGCGGTGGAATTTTGTGCGAAGCACTGTACCAACGCGGCGCCGAGGTTACCGGTATAGACATGGGCCAGGCACCCCTCGAAGTGGCAAAACTGCATGCATTAGAATCTGGCGCTTCCGTAAACTATATACAATCCACGGCCGAAGCCGTTGCCGAAACCCAAGCCGGTGCATTTGATATTATCACCTGCTTAGAAATGCTTGAGCATGTGCCAGACCCAGCCAGCACTATTAAAGCCTGCGCAGCACTTGCAAAAAGTGGTGGCGATATTTTTTTCTCGACCATTAACCGCAACCCTAAGGCCTACGGTTTTGCGATTTTAGGTGCAGAATACCTACTGAAACTATTACCTAAGGGTACCCATGAATACAGCAAATTTATTCGCCCCTCGGAATTATGTGATTGGGTACGTGATGCCGGGCTGGTGGTAAACGATATGTGCGGTATTACCTACAACCCTATCACCAAAAAATATCGTCTTAACCCCGATGATGTTGATGTGAATTACTTAGTGCATGCCCGCAAGCCATGA
- a CDS encoding HAD family hydrolase, with amino-acid sequence MTLKAVFFDLDGTLLDTAPDLAHALNKLLTAEGRAPLKYHAIRKVVSDGANAMLKLAFKLQPDEPGFDRLRSSLLSFYLQDLAASTKPFAGIEALLQQLSQAGISWGVVTNKPWAYTEPLMAAFRFASDPIAVICPEHVGERKPAPESLLLACQQANCCPEDALYIGDHLRDIQCGINAGMPTIAVGYGYINDNDHHESWNASHSVNKAKEIWPILKTYL; translated from the coding sequence ATGACCTTAAAAGCTGTATTTTTTGACCTAGATGGCACACTTCTAGACACCGCACCCGATTTAGCCCATGCGCTAAATAAGTTGCTGACGGCCGAAGGTAGAGCGCCACTTAAGTATCACGCCATCCGTAAGGTGGTATCTGACGGCGCCAACGCCATGCTCAAGCTCGCCTTCAAACTGCAACCGGATGAGCCCGGCTTTGACAGGCTACGCTCATCACTGCTGAGCTTCTACTTGCAGGATTTGGCCGCCAGCACCAAGCCCTTTGCCGGTATAGAAGCACTACTCCAACAACTGTCACAGGCGGGTATTAGCTGGGGAGTTGTAACCAATAAGCCATGGGCCTATACCGAACCCCTCATGGCGGCTTTTCGTTTTGCCAGTGACCCCATTGCGGTTATATGCCCGGAGCATGTCGGAGAACGAAAACCCGCGCCAGAATCACTGCTGCTCGCTTGCCAGCAAGCCAACTGCTGCCCGGAGGATGCCCTCTATATTGGCGACCATCTGCGGGATATTCAGTGTGGTATCAATGCTGGCATGCCAACCATCGCGGTTGGTTATGGCTATATAAATGACAATGATCATCACGAAAGCTGGAATGCTAGCCATTCTGTGAACAAGGCCAAAGAGATTTGGCCTATCCTTAAAACATACTTGTAG
- a CDS encoding YciK family oxidoreductase has translation MTNAKKLVEYQPPADLLRDKIIVVTGAGDGIGKAASLAFAAAGATVVLMGRTLAKLEAVYDEIEVAGHPMPAIIPINFEGAAEQDIIEVANVLGDEFGQIDGLLHNASELGPRTPISNYPLEQWQKILQVNVTAPFVLTKALTPLLLKSSSASIIFTGSGVGLHGRAYWGAYAVSKGAVENLMQTLADEFDGKDNIRVNSINPGATRTRMRATAYPAEDPSTLKAPEDIINRYLFLMGKDSEGISGQQFDAQPK, from the coding sequence ATGACAAACGCTAAAAAGCTGGTGGAGTACCAGCCACCCGCCGATTTATTACGCGATAAAATTATTGTGGTTACCGGTGCCGGCGACGGTATTGGCAAAGCCGCCTCACTCGCATTCGCGGCCGCCGGGGCAACCGTTGTGCTTATGGGTAGAACCCTGGCCAAACTGGAAGCGGTTTACGATGAAATTGAAGTGGCGGGCCACCCCATGCCTGCGATCATACCCATTAACTTCGAGGGTGCTGCTGAACAAGATATTATTGAAGTGGCCAATGTGCTCGGGGATGAATTCGGCCAAATCGATGGCCTTCTGCACAATGCCAGCGAACTGGGCCCAAGAACGCCCATTTCCAATTACCCTTTGGAGCAATGGCAAAAAATACTGCAGGTAAACGTTACCGCGCCGTTTGTGCTCACTAAAGCGCTTACTCCCCTACTGCTAAAATCGAGTAGTGCGAGTATTATTTTTACCGGTTCTGGCGTTGGCCTGCATGGGCGGGCTTATTGGGGCGCTTATGCGGTCTCCAAAGGCGCGGTCGAAAACCTTATGCAAACACTGGCCGACGAATTCGACGGCAAAGACAATATACGCGTTAACTCTATCAACCCTGGTGCAACCCGCACGCGCATGCGCGCCACGGCTTACCCAGCAGAAGACCCTTCAACGCTGAAAGCACCTGAAGACATTATTAACCGGTATTTGTTTTTAATGGGGAAGGACAGCGAAGGTATTTCAGGTCAGCAATTTGATGCGCAACCGAAATAG